In Vicinamibacterales bacterium, a single genomic region encodes these proteins:
- a CDS encoding STAS domain-containing protein produces MQIEERVVEGVTILDLKGKMTLGEGDELLKDKINSLIQQDKKQLLLNLEEVPYIDSAGLGEIVRTYTTVSRQGGKLKLLNLTKRIQDLLAITKLLTVFETYDTEKEAISSFK; encoded by the coding sequence ATGCAGATCGAGGAACGGGTCGTCGAAGGAGTAACGATTCTCGACCTGAAAGGCAAGATGACCCTCGGCGAGGGGGACGAGCTCCTCAAGGACAAGATCAACTCCTTGATCCAGCAGGACAAGAAGCAGCTGCTTCTCAATCTCGAGGAAGTGCCCTATATCGATTCGGCGGGCCTCGGGGAAATCGTCCGCACTTACACGACCGTCAGCCGTCAGGGGGGCAAGCTCAAGCTGCTGAACCTGACGAAGCGCATTCAGGATCTCCTGGCGATCACGAAGCTGCTCACCGTGTTCGAAACGTACGACACGGAAAAAGAGGCCATCAGCAGCTTCAAGTAA